A region from the Gossypium hirsutum isolate 1008001.06 chromosome A08, Gossypium_hirsutum_v2.1, whole genome shotgun sequence genome encodes:
- the LOC107897143 gene encoding UDP-galactose/UDP-glucose transporter 2 isoform X2 — translation MAFARNMYTIDSSSGFVYLFLIYLQGFSPKKMVNPWKTYVKLSAVLMGSHGLTKGSLAFLNYPAQLMFKSTKVLPVMVMGAFIPGLRRKYPAHEYVSAILLVLGLILFTLADAQTSPSFSVIGVIMVIGAVVMDSFLGNLQEVIFNMNPETTQEKYSKHGIRVLRLSCDQTIVIYWIQARLREAASLEKHVLLKKLRDALESLKGRVVGRNKDDVEEAIAMVNVLCFAVLSLNYDLSVICQSYLL, via the exons ATGGCATTTGcgag GAATATGTATACAATAGACTCCAGTTCAG GGTTCGTCTACCTTTTTCTGATTTACCTTCAAGGTTTCAGTCCGAAGAAAATGGTGAACCCATGGAAGACTTATGTGAAACTCTCTGCTGTTCTCATGGGCTCTCACGGCCTCACAAAAGGATCTTTAGCTTTCCTCAATTACCCAGCACAGCTCATGTTTAAATCCACCAAA GTTCTTCCAGTGATGGTAATGGGTGCCTTCATACCTGGTTTGAGACGAAAATACCCAGCACACGAATATGTTTCTGCAATACTTTTAGTACTGGGTTTGATCCTTTTCACCTTAGCTGATGCACAAACTTCACCAAGCTTCAGTGTAATTGGTGTAATAATGGTGATTGGTGCTGTTGTAATGGATTCTTTTCTGGGTAATTTGCAAGAAGTTATCTTCAACATGAACCCTGAAACAACACAG GAGAAGTATTCGAAGCATGGAATTCGTGTTCTGAG ATTGTCATGTGACCAAACTATAGTCATTTATTGGATTCAGGCTAGACTCAGGGAGGCAGCATCACTGGAGAAACATGTCCTTTTGAAGAAGCTTAGAGATGCGCTCGAATCTTTAAAAGGACGCGTAGTTGGAAGAAACAAGGATGATGTAGAGGAAGCTATTGCCAtggttaatgttttatgttttgCAGTTTTATCATTGAATTATGATCTATCAGTGATATGCCAGTcctatttattataa
- the LOC107956314 gene encoding uncharacterized protein, with product MFQQAGAVTAQEITRDPAYFRAQTEPTNTTHIVQSACSWNLWKELMKEVAESSTETQNALMVVAVLIASVTYQAVLSPPSGFWDGDKRNSQTVTVQKRTMMPGEAVMADDPEVFAVFIVFNAIGFFASLAMISLLTSGFPLRAGLRLAIISMTGTYVIAVIYVGPTKMREVYIVVIFMGLLFVAELVRFTMWLLKKWGVLADTRSRPH from the coding sequence ATGTTTCAGCAAGCTGGGGCTGTGACAGCTCAAGAAATAACAAGGGACCCTGCTTATTTCCGAGCTCAAACGGAACCCACAAACACCACGCATATAGTTCAATCTGCTTGTTCATGGAACCTATGGAAGGAACTAATGAAAGAGGTGGCGGAATCATCAACCGAAACCCAAAATGCACTAATGGTGGTGGCAGTCCTTATAGCATCGGTCACGTACCAAGCGGTTCTCAGCCCTCCGAGTGGTTTTTGGGATGGGGATAAACGAAATTCGCAGACCGTCACAGTTCAAAAGAGAACCATGATGCCTGGAGAAGCTGTGATGGCAGATGACCCTGAAGTATTTGCTGTGTTCATTGTGTTCAACGCAATTGGTTTCTTTGCATCGCTTGCGATGATATCTCTGCTTACAAGTGGATTCCCTCTGAGAGCAGGCTTACGGCTGGCCATAATTTCAATGACGGGAACTTACGTAATAGCAGTGATCTACGTGGGTCCGACGAAAATGAGGGAAGTGTATATAGTGGTAATTTTCATGGGGCTTCTGTTTGTTGCGGAGTTGGTACGGTTCACTATGTGGTTGCTCAAGAAATGGGGAGTTCTTGCTGATACAAGGAGCCGACCGCATTAG
- the LOC107897143 gene encoding UDP-galactose/UDP-glucose transporter 4 isoform X11 yields MAFARNMYTIDSSSGFVYLFLIYLQGFSPKKMVNPWKTYVKLSAVLMGSHGLTKGSLAFLNYPAQLMFKSTKVLPVMVMGAFIPGLRRKYPAHEYVSAILLVLGLILFTLADAQTSPSFSVIGVIMVIGAVVMDSFLGNLQEVIFNMNPETTQMEMLFCSTVVGLPLLIPPRVLTGEVFEAWNSCSEIVM; encoded by the exons ATGGCATTTGcgag GAATATGTATACAATAGACTCCAGTTCAG GGTTCGTCTACCTTTTTCTGATTTACCTTCAAGGTTTCAGTCCGAAGAAAATGGTGAACCCATGGAAGACTTATGTGAAACTCTCTGCTGTTCTCATGGGCTCTCACGGCCTCACAAAAGGATCTTTAGCTTTCCTCAATTACCCAGCACAGCTCATGTTTAAATCCACCAAA GTTCTTCCAGTGATGGTAATGGGTGCCTTCATACCTGGTTTGAGACGAAAATACCCAGCACACGAATATGTTTCTGCAATACTTTTAGTACTGGGTTTGATCCTTTTCACCTTAGCTGATGCACAAACTTCACCAAGCTTCAGTGTAATTGGTGTAATAATGGTGATTGGTGCTGTTGTAATGGATTCTTTTCTGGGTAATTTGCAAGAAGTTATCTTCAACATGAACCCTGAAACAACACAG ATGGAAATGCTGTTTTGCTCCACTGTCGTTGGTTTGCCATTATTGATCCCACCCAGGGTTTTAACAGGAGAAGTATTCGAAGCATGGAATTCGTGTTCTGAG ATTGTCATGTGA
- the LOC121204987 gene encoding ankyrin repeat-containing protein BDA1-like, whose amino-acid sequence MRVGYDICLLKGKDGKVPLHCAALKGRVDVVKELVWACPESLKQVTACGETPLHLAAKSNQIEAARVLIEEIRRLQMMEILNWKDTEGNTVLHQATFNRQHEWVHTEGCPGSFAPNWK is encoded by the exons ATGAGGGTTGGATACGATATATGCCTTTTGAAGGGGAAAGACGGCAAAGTTCCACTCCATTGCGCGGCTTTAAAAGGGAGAGTGGATGTTGTTAAGGAACTGGTGTGGGCTTGCCCCGAGTCTCTTAAACAAGTGACAGCTTGCGGAGAAACTCCCCTTCATTTGGCCGCGAAAAGCAATCAGATTGAAGCTGCAAGGGTATTGATTGAGGAGATAAGGAGGTTACAAATGATGGAAATCTTGAACTGGAAAGACACCGAGGGCAACACCGTTTTACATCAGGCAACCTTCAATAGACAACATGAG TGGGTTCACACCGAAGGATGTCCTGGATCTTTTGCTCCAAACTGGAAGTGA
- the LOC107897143 gene encoding UDP-galactose/UDP-glucose transporter 2 isoform X12, which produces MAFARNMYTIDSSSGFVYLFLIYLQGFSPKKMVNPWKTYVKLSAVLMGSHGLTKGSLAFLNYPAQLMFKSTKVLPVMVMGAFIPGLRRKYPAHEYVSAILLVLGLILFTLADAQTSPSFSVIGVIMVIGAVVMDSFLGNLQEVIFNMNPETTQEKYSKHGIRVLRLDSGRQHHWRNMSF; this is translated from the exons ATGGCATTTGcgag GAATATGTATACAATAGACTCCAGTTCAG GGTTCGTCTACCTTTTTCTGATTTACCTTCAAGGTTTCAGTCCGAAGAAAATGGTGAACCCATGGAAGACTTATGTGAAACTCTCTGCTGTTCTCATGGGCTCTCACGGCCTCACAAAAGGATCTTTAGCTTTCCTCAATTACCCAGCACAGCTCATGTTTAAATCCACCAAA GTTCTTCCAGTGATGGTAATGGGTGCCTTCATACCTGGTTTGAGACGAAAATACCCAGCACACGAATATGTTTCTGCAATACTTTTAGTACTGGGTTTGATCCTTTTCACCTTAGCTGATGCACAAACTTCACCAAGCTTCAGTGTAATTGGTGTAATAATGGTGATTGGTGCTGTTGTAATGGATTCTTTTCTGGGTAATTTGCAAGAAGTTATCTTCAACATGAACCCTGAAACAACACAG GAGAAGTATTCGAAGCATGGAATTCGTGTTCTGAG GCTAGACTCAGGGAGGCAGCATCACTGGAGAAACATGTCCTTTTGA
- the LOC107897143 gene encoding UDP-galactose/UDP-glucose transporter 4 isoform X10: MAFARNMYTIDSSSVMVMGAFIPGLRRKYPAHEYVSAILLVLGLILFTLADAQTSPSFSVIGVIMVIGAVVMDSFLGNLQEVIFNMNPETTQMEMLFCSTVVGLPLLIPPRVLTGEVFEAWNSCSEARLREAASLEKHVLLKKLRDALESLKGRVVGRNKDDVEEAIAMVNVLCFAVLSLNYDLSVICQSYLL; this comes from the exons ATGGCATTTGcgag GAATATGTATACAATAGACTCCAGTTCAG TGATGGTAATGGGTGCCTTCATACCTGGTTTGAGACGAAAATACCCAGCACACGAATATGTTTCTGCAATACTTTTAGTACTGGGTTTGATCCTTTTCACCTTAGCTGATGCACAAACTTCACCAAGCTTCAGTGTAATTGGTGTAATAATGGTGATTGGTGCTGTTGTAATGGATTCTTTTCTGGGTAATTTGCAAGAAGTTATCTTCAACATGAACCCTGAAACAACACAG ATGGAAATGCTGTTTTGCTCCACTGTCGTTGGTTTGCCATTATTGATCCCACCCAGGGTTTTAACAGGAGAAGTATTCGAAGCATGGAATTCGTGTTCTGAG GCTAGACTCAGGGAGGCAGCATCACTGGAGAAACATGTCCTTTTGAAGAAGCTTAGAGATGCGCTCGAATCTTTAAAAGGACGCGTAGTTGGAAGAAACAAGGATGATGTAGAGGAAGCTATTGCCAtggttaatgttttatgttttgCAGTTTTATCATTGAATTATGATCTATCAGTGATATGCCAGTcctatttattataa
- the LOC107897143 gene encoding UDP-galactose/UDP-glucose transporter 4 isoform X9: MAFARNMYTIDSSSGFVYLFLIYLQGFSPKKMVNPWKTYVKLSAVLMGSHGLTKGSLAFLNYPAQLMFKSTKVLPVMVMGAFIPGLRRKYPAHEYVSAILLVLGLILFTLADAQTSPSFSVIGVIMVIGAVVMDSFLGNLQEVIFNMNPETTQMEMLFCSTVVGLPLLIPPRVLTGEVFEAWNSCSELNPLIFHVRMF, from the exons ATGGCATTTGcgag GAATATGTATACAATAGACTCCAGTTCAG GGTTCGTCTACCTTTTTCTGATTTACCTTCAAGGTTTCAGTCCGAAGAAAATGGTGAACCCATGGAAGACTTATGTGAAACTCTCTGCTGTTCTCATGGGCTCTCACGGCCTCACAAAAGGATCTTTAGCTTTCCTCAATTACCCAGCACAGCTCATGTTTAAATCCACCAAA GTTCTTCCAGTGATGGTAATGGGTGCCTTCATACCTGGTTTGAGACGAAAATACCCAGCACACGAATATGTTTCTGCAATACTTTTAGTACTGGGTTTGATCCTTTTCACCTTAGCTGATGCACAAACTTCACCAAGCTTCAGTGTAATTGGTGTAATAATGGTGATTGGTGCTGTTGTAATGGATTCTTTTCTGGGTAATTTGCAAGAAGTTATCTTCAACATGAACCCTGAAACAACACAG ATGGAAATGCTGTTTTGCTCCACTGTCGTTGGTTTGCCATTATTGATCCCACCCAGGGTTTTAACAGGAGAAGTATTCGAAGCATGGAATTCGTGTTCTGAG TTGAATCCTCTTATATTTCATGTGAGGATGTTCTGA
- the LOC107897143 gene encoding UDP-galactose/UDP-glucose transporter 4 isoform X5: protein MAFARNMYTIDSSSGFVYLFLIYLQGFSPKKMVNPWKTYVKLSAVLMGSHGLTKGSLAFLNYPAQLMFKSTKVLPVMVMGAFIPGLRRKYPAHEYVSAILLVLGLILFTLADAQTSPSFSVIGVIMVIGAVVMDSFLGNLQEVIFNMNPETTQMEMLFCSTVVGLPLLIPPRVLTGEVFEAWNSCSEARLREAASLEKHVLLKKLRDALESLKGRVVGRNKDDVEEAIAMGLIWRQK, encoded by the exons ATGGCATTTGcgag GAATATGTATACAATAGACTCCAGTTCAG GGTTCGTCTACCTTTTTCTGATTTACCTTCAAGGTTTCAGTCCGAAGAAAATGGTGAACCCATGGAAGACTTATGTGAAACTCTCTGCTGTTCTCATGGGCTCTCACGGCCTCACAAAAGGATCTTTAGCTTTCCTCAATTACCCAGCACAGCTCATGTTTAAATCCACCAAA GTTCTTCCAGTGATGGTAATGGGTGCCTTCATACCTGGTTTGAGACGAAAATACCCAGCACACGAATATGTTTCTGCAATACTTTTAGTACTGGGTTTGATCCTTTTCACCTTAGCTGATGCACAAACTTCACCAAGCTTCAGTGTAATTGGTGTAATAATGGTGATTGGTGCTGTTGTAATGGATTCTTTTCTGGGTAATTTGCAAGAAGTTATCTTCAACATGAACCCTGAAACAACACAG ATGGAAATGCTGTTTTGCTCCACTGTCGTTGGTTTGCCATTATTGATCCCACCCAGGGTTTTAACAGGAGAAGTATTCGAAGCATGGAATTCGTGTTCTGAG GCTAGACTCAGGGAGGCAGCATCACTGGAGAAACATGTCCTTTTGAAGAAGCTTAGAGATGCGCTCGAATCTTTAAAAGGACGCGTAGTTGGAAGAAACAAGGATGATGTAGAGGAAGCTATTGCCAtg ggactgatttggaggcaaaagtaa
- the LOC107897143 gene encoding UDP-galactose/UDP-glucose transporter 4 isoform X4, with protein MAFARNMYTIDSSSGFVYLFLIYLQGFSPKKMVNPWKTYVKLSAVLMGSHGLTKGSLAFLNYPAQLMFKSTKVLPVMVMGAFIPGLRRKYPAHEYVSAILLVLGLILFTLADAQTSPSFSVIGVIMVIGAVVMDSFLGNLQEVIFNMNPETTQMEMLFCSTVVGLPLLIPPRVLTGEVFEAWNSCSERTVESSYISCEDVLNVKFLNIFLLTCFCYPLRILYQQMAYLQHRRLSFLLSHEI; from the exons ATGGCATTTGcgag GAATATGTATACAATAGACTCCAGTTCAG GGTTCGTCTACCTTTTTCTGATTTACCTTCAAGGTTTCAGTCCGAAGAAAATGGTGAACCCATGGAAGACTTATGTGAAACTCTCTGCTGTTCTCATGGGCTCTCACGGCCTCACAAAAGGATCTTTAGCTTTCCTCAATTACCCAGCACAGCTCATGTTTAAATCCACCAAA GTTCTTCCAGTGATGGTAATGGGTGCCTTCATACCTGGTTTGAGACGAAAATACCCAGCACACGAATATGTTTCTGCAATACTTTTAGTACTGGGTTTGATCCTTTTCACCTTAGCTGATGCACAAACTTCACCAAGCTTCAGTGTAATTGGTGTAATAATGGTGATTGGTGCTGTTGTAATGGATTCTTTTCTGGGTAATTTGCAAGAAGTTATCTTCAACATGAACCCTGAAACAACACAG ATGGAAATGCTGTTTTGCTCCACTGTCGTTGGTTTGCCATTATTGATCCCACCCAGGGTTTTAACAGGAGAAGTATTCGAAGCATGGAATTCGTGTTCTGAG AGGACAGTTGAATCCTCTTATATTTCATGTGAGGATGTTCTGAATGTGAAGTTCTTGAACATATTTTTGCTAACCTGTTTTTGCTATCCCTTAAGAATCCTTTACCAGCAAATGGCTTACCTTCAACATAGGCGGCTTTCTTTCTTGTTGAGTCATGAGATTTAG
- the LOC107897143 gene encoding UDP-galactose/UDP-glucose transporter 4 isoform X3, whose product MAFARNMYTIDSSSGFSPKKMVNPWKTYVKLSAVLMGSHGLTKGSLAFLNYPAQLMFKSTKVLPVMVMGAFIPGLRRKYPAHEYVSAILLVLGLILFTLADAQTSPSFSVIGVIMVIGAVVMDSFLGNLQEVIFNMNPETTQMEMLFCSTVVGLPLLIPPRVLTGEVFEAWNSCSEARLREAASLEKHVLLKKLRDALESLKGRVVGRNKDDVEEAIAMVNVLCFAVLSLNYDLSVICQSYLL is encoded by the exons ATGGCATTTGcgag GAATATGTATACAATAGACTCCAGTTCAG GTTTCAGTCCGAAGAAAATGGTGAACCCATGGAAGACTTATGTGAAACTCTCTGCTGTTCTCATGGGCTCTCACGGCCTCACAAAAGGATCTTTAGCTTTCCTCAATTACCCAGCACAGCTCATGTTTAAATCCACCAAA GTTCTTCCAGTGATGGTAATGGGTGCCTTCATACCTGGTTTGAGACGAAAATACCCAGCACACGAATATGTTTCTGCAATACTTTTAGTACTGGGTTTGATCCTTTTCACCTTAGCTGATGCACAAACTTCACCAAGCTTCAGTGTAATTGGTGTAATAATGGTGATTGGTGCTGTTGTAATGGATTCTTTTCTGGGTAATTTGCAAGAAGTTATCTTCAACATGAACCCTGAAACAACACAG ATGGAAATGCTGTTTTGCTCCACTGTCGTTGGTTTGCCATTATTGATCCCACCCAGGGTTTTAACAGGAGAAGTATTCGAAGCATGGAATTCGTGTTCTGAG GCTAGACTCAGGGAGGCAGCATCACTGGAGAAACATGTCCTTTTGAAGAAGCTTAGAGATGCGCTCGAATCTTTAAAAGGACGCGTAGTTGGAAGAAACAAGGATGATGTAGAGGAAGCTATTGCCAtggttaatgttttatgttttgCAGTTTTATCATTGAATTATGATCTATCAGTGATATGCCAGTcctatttattataa
- the LOC107897143 gene encoding UDP-galactose/UDP-glucose transporter 4 isoform X1, translated as MAFARNMYTIDSSSGFVYLFLIYLQGFSPKKMVNPWKTYVKLSAVLMGSHGLTKGSLAFLNYPAQLMFKSTKVLPVMVMGAFIPGLRRKYPAHEYVSAILLVLGLILFTLADAQTSPSFSVIGVIMVIGAVVMDSFLGNLQEVIFNMNPETTQMEMLFCSTVVGLPLLIPPRVLTGEVFEAWNSCSEARLREAASLEKHVLLKKLRDALESLKGRVVGRNKDDVEEAIAMVNVLCFAVLSLNYDLSVICQSYLL; from the exons ATGGCATTTGcgag GAATATGTATACAATAGACTCCAGTTCAG GGTTCGTCTACCTTTTTCTGATTTACCTTCAAGGTTTCAGTCCGAAGAAAATGGTGAACCCATGGAAGACTTATGTGAAACTCTCTGCTGTTCTCATGGGCTCTCACGGCCTCACAAAAGGATCTTTAGCTTTCCTCAATTACCCAGCACAGCTCATGTTTAAATCCACCAAA GTTCTTCCAGTGATGGTAATGGGTGCCTTCATACCTGGTTTGAGACGAAAATACCCAGCACACGAATATGTTTCTGCAATACTTTTAGTACTGGGTTTGATCCTTTTCACCTTAGCTGATGCACAAACTTCACCAAGCTTCAGTGTAATTGGTGTAATAATGGTGATTGGTGCTGTTGTAATGGATTCTTTTCTGGGTAATTTGCAAGAAGTTATCTTCAACATGAACCCTGAAACAACACAG ATGGAAATGCTGTTTTGCTCCACTGTCGTTGGTTTGCCATTATTGATCCCACCCAGGGTTTTAACAGGAGAAGTATTCGAAGCATGGAATTCGTGTTCTGAG GCTAGACTCAGGGAGGCAGCATCACTGGAGAAACATGTCCTTTTGAAGAAGCTTAGAGATGCGCTCGAATCTTTAAAAGGACGCGTAGTTGGAAGAAACAAGGATGATGTAGAGGAAGCTATTGCCAtggttaatgttttatgttttgCAGTTTTATCATTGAATTATGATCTATCAGTGATATGCCAGTcctatttattataa
- the LOC107897143 gene encoding UDP-galactose/UDP-glucose transporter 4 isoform X6, with protein MAFARNMYTIDSSSGFVYLFLIYLQGFSPKKMVNPWKTYVKLSAVLMGSHGLTKGSLAFLNYPAQLMFKSTKVLPVMVMGAFIPGLRRKYPAHEYVSAILLVLGLILFTLADAQTSPSFSVIGVIMVIGAVVMDSFLGNLQEVIFNMNPETTQMEMLFCSTVVGLPLLIPPRVLTGEVFEAWNSCSEVMICLCSLDYHWLERTRLLSVKSVHASHSSLFVCCFC; from the exons ATGGCATTTGcgag GAATATGTATACAATAGACTCCAGTTCAG GGTTCGTCTACCTTTTTCTGATTTACCTTCAAGGTTTCAGTCCGAAGAAAATGGTGAACCCATGGAAGACTTATGTGAAACTCTCTGCTGTTCTCATGGGCTCTCACGGCCTCACAAAAGGATCTTTAGCTTTCCTCAATTACCCAGCACAGCTCATGTTTAAATCCACCAAA GTTCTTCCAGTGATGGTAATGGGTGCCTTCATACCTGGTTTGAGACGAAAATACCCAGCACACGAATATGTTTCTGCAATACTTTTAGTACTGGGTTTGATCCTTTTCACCTTAGCTGATGCACAAACTTCACCAAGCTTCAGTGTAATTGGTGTAATAATGGTGATTGGTGCTGTTGTAATGGATTCTTTTCTGGGTAATTTGCAAGAAGTTATCTTCAACATGAACCCTGAAACAACACAG ATGGAAATGCTGTTTTGCTCCACTGTCGTTGGTTTGCCATTATTGATCCCACCCAGGGTTTTAACAGGAGAAGTATTCGAAGCATGGAATTCGTGTTCTGAG gTTATGATTTGTTTATGCTCCTTGGATTATCACTGGCTTGAAAGAACTAGGTTGCTCTCTGTGAAGTCTGTTCATGCGAGTCATTCTTCTCTTTTCGTCTGCTGTTTCTGTTAA
- the LOC107897701 gene encoding uncharacterized protein At1g28695 gives MNLTHLTSFHFIITPLSLSHHSMEHPKDLSPGTSAIVFLLLAGLLFLCVWSPSNPLLPFHEPNGSPKNYTGVEFLVKDELDLALEEASMPNKTVIIAVVNRAYVEQSVNAETTMLDLFLESFWVGEDTRALLEHLLLVTVDQTAYDRCMFKRLHCYRLVTEGVDFGEEKVYMSRDFVKMMWRRTLFLLDVLRRGYSFIFTDADVMWLRNPFAKLSLNGTEDIQISVDQFYGDPRPEHNLVNTGFYHIRSNNRTISLFEKWYSLNNSTWKKEQDVLIDLLRQGIVTQLHLRVRFLETRHFSGFCEDSRDVSSVTTAHANCCRHINAKVRDLTAVLRDWKRFKAAVTKYPNAAGNITMSFGWSPHSGCWNSWKP, from the exons ATGAATTTAACCCACCTCACCtcttttcatttcattataaCTCCCCTCTCTCTTTCTCATCATTCAATGGAACACCCAAAGGACTTATCTCCAGGAACTTCTGCCATTGTTTTTCTCCTTCTTGCTGGCCTTCTCTTCTTATGTGTATGGTCTCCTTCAAACCCTTTACTTCCCTTCCATGAACCCAACGGTTCACCCAAAAATTAT acTGGCGTAGAGTTCCTTGTGAAAGATGAGCTTGATTTGGCGTTGGAGGAAGCTTCGATGCCGAACAAAACCGTCATAATCGCGGTTGTCAATAGGGCTTATGTTGAGCAAAGCGTTAATGCGGAGACCACAATGCTGGACCTTTTCTTGGAGAGCTTTTGGGTGGGGGAAGATACGAGGGCATTGCTGGAGCACTTGCTTCTGGTTACGGTGGATCAGACGGCTTACGATCGGTGCATGTTCAAGCGGTTGCACTGTTACAGGTTGGTAACGGAGGGTGTGGATTTCGGGGAGGAGAAGGTTTACATGTCCCGGGATTTTGTAAAGATGATGTGGAGAAGAACTCTGTTCCTTTTGGATGTGTTGAGGCGCGGCTACAGTTTCATTTTCACG GACGCAGATGTAATGTGGCTACGAAATCCATTTGCGAAGCTAAGCTTAAATGGAACCGAGGATATTCAAATAAGCGTGGATCAATTTTACGGTGATCCACGACCCGAGCATAATTTGGTCAACACAGGCTTCTACCATATTCGATCAAATAATAGGACCATCTCTTTGTTCGAAAAATGGTATTCACTTAACAATTCTACATGGAAAAAAGAGCAAGATGTGTTGATAGACCTACTTCGACAAGGGATCGTCACCCAGTTGCATCTCCGAGTAAGGTTCCTAGAGACGAGGCATTTCAGTGGCTTTTGTGAAGACAGCCGAGACGTCAGCTCCGTAACGACGGCCCATGCGAATTGCTGCCGCCACATAAATGCAAAGGTTAGGGATCTAACCGCCGTCCTCCGCGATTGGAAGAGGTTCAAGGCGGCTGTGACCAAGTATCCCAATGCTGCTGGTAATATAACTATGAGCTTTGGCTGGTCACCGCACAGTGGATGTTGGAATTCATGGAAGCCATAA
- the LOC107897143 gene encoding UDP-galactose/UDP-glucose transporter 4 isoform X8, which translates to MAFARNMYTIDSSSGFVYLFLIYLQGFSPKKMVNPWKTYVKLSAVLMGSHGLTKGSLAFLNYPAQLMFKSTKVLPVMVMGAFIPGLRRKYPAHEYVSAILLVLGLILFTLADAQTSPSFSVIGVIMVIGAVVMDSFLGNLQEVIFNMNPETTQMEMLFCSTVVGLPLLIPPRVLTGEVFEAWNSCSESFIGFRLDSGRQHHWRNMSF; encoded by the exons ATGGCATTTGcgag GAATATGTATACAATAGACTCCAGTTCAG GGTTCGTCTACCTTTTTCTGATTTACCTTCAAGGTTTCAGTCCGAAGAAAATGGTGAACCCATGGAAGACTTATGTGAAACTCTCTGCTGTTCTCATGGGCTCTCACGGCCTCACAAAAGGATCTTTAGCTTTCCTCAATTACCCAGCACAGCTCATGTTTAAATCCACCAAA GTTCTTCCAGTGATGGTAATGGGTGCCTTCATACCTGGTTTGAGACGAAAATACCCAGCACACGAATATGTTTCTGCAATACTTTTAGTACTGGGTTTGATCCTTTTCACCTTAGCTGATGCACAAACTTCACCAAGCTTCAGTGTAATTGGTGTAATAATGGTGATTGGTGCTGTTGTAATGGATTCTTTTCTGGGTAATTTGCAAGAAGTTATCTTCAACATGAACCCTGAAACAACACAG ATGGAAATGCTGTTTTGCTCCACTGTCGTTGGTTTGCCATTATTGATCCCACCCAGGGTTTTAACAGGAGAAGTATTCGAAGCATGGAATTCGTGTTCTGAG TCATTTATTGGATTCAGGCTAGACTCAGGGAGGCAGCATCACTGGAGAAACATGTCCTTTTGA
- the LOC107897143 gene encoding UDP-galactose/UDP-glucose transporter 4 isoform X7: MVNPWKTYVKLSAVLMGSHGLTKGSLAFLNYPAQLMFKSTKVLPVMVMGAFIPGLRRKYPAHEYVSAILLVLGLILFTLADAQTSPSFSVIGVIMVIGAVVMDSFLGNLQEVIFNMNPETTQMEMLFCSTVVGLPLLIPPRVLTGEVFEAWNSCSEARLREAASLEKHVLLKKLRDALESLKGRVVGRNKDDVEEAIAMVNVLCFAVLSLNYDLSVICQSYLL; encoded by the exons ATGGTGAACCCATGGAAGACTTATGTGAAACTCTCTGCTGTTCTCATGGGCTCTCACGGCCTCACAAAAGGATCTTTAGCTTTCCTCAATTACCCAGCACAGCTCATGTTTAAATCCACCAAA GTTCTTCCAGTGATGGTAATGGGTGCCTTCATACCTGGTTTGAGACGAAAATACCCAGCACACGAATATGTTTCTGCAATACTTTTAGTACTGGGTTTGATCCTTTTCACCTTAGCTGATGCACAAACTTCACCAAGCTTCAGTGTAATTGGTGTAATAATGGTGATTGGTGCTGTTGTAATGGATTCTTTTCTGGGTAATTTGCAAGAAGTTATCTTCAACATGAACCCTGAAACAACACAG ATGGAAATGCTGTTTTGCTCCACTGTCGTTGGTTTGCCATTATTGATCCCACCCAGGGTTTTAACAGGAGAAGTATTCGAAGCATGGAATTCGTGTTCTGAG GCTAGACTCAGGGAGGCAGCATCACTGGAGAAACATGTCCTTTTGAAGAAGCTTAGAGATGCGCTCGAATCTTTAAAAGGACGCGTAGTTGGAAGAAACAAGGATGATGTAGAGGAAGCTATTGCCAtggttaatgttttatgttttgCAGTTTTATCATTGAATTATGATCTATCAGTGATATGCCAGTcctatttattataa